The genomic window GCCATGACTTTGGACGTGCGCTTGACGCTGCGGACGCACGACGGCGCCTTGATCCACATGACCTATGGCGGTCGCTGGATCGTGCCGGCCGCGTTGCAGGCTGACATGAAAGATCCGGTCAAGCGCATCCAGGTGGATCCTGCTCAATACTATTTCAGGACCAATCCTCTGTTCGAAACAGGCTCACCTGAATACGCGTGGATGAACGATATCGTCTGTGTCGGATCGGGATATCTGGTCGAAGGCGCGGTTGCCTACCGAATCTCTCAGGTTATTTGAGAAGACGATTTTCGTGGAGGCAAAGGTCGTGCAGCCATCCGCGAAGTGGCGTAGTTTGCTGTGGCATCGCCCAAGGAGCGTTGCCGCAGAGGCCGTCGGAACGGCGTTTCTTCTCATTGCAGTGGTGGGTTCGGGAATTTTGGGAGAGCGGCTGTGCGGCGGCAACATCGCTCTGGCTCTCCTTGCGAACGCGTTGGCGACCGGCGCGGCGCTTTTCGCGCTGATCGAATGGTTCGCTCCCTTATCGGGTGCCCACTTCAACCCGCTCGTCACGCTGATGTTCGTGGCACGGGGCGACATTCGTCCTGGTAGCCTTGCCGCTTACGTGCCGGCTCAAATGCTTGGAGCGATCGTCGGGGTCGGCATTGCCGACGCGATGTTCGGTGAACCGATCTACGCGATCTCAGTCCACGCTCGAAGCGGTGCCTCACAATGGCTCAGTGAATTCGTATCCACCTTCGGATTGATCGGGGCTGTTTATGTGTGCTCCAGACTTCGTCCGTCTTCAATCTCAGGTGTGGTGGCAACCTATATCGGTGGCGCATTCTGGTTCACCGCCACGGATTTTGCCAACCCGGCGGTCACCGTGGCGCGCGCGTTCACGAACACTTTCGCCGCGATCCGCCCGTGCGATGTTCCGGGCTTTCTCATTGCGCAAACTTTTGGTGCGTTAGCCGCGGCCGTCGTCTTCCATTGGCTGACATCAGCCGAAACGGACGCGAGGTGACGCGGCGGACACCTCGTCGGTCAACGTGCAGGAGGCGCTGGCCAAGCGCTCGCGGCGGCAAAGGTTTTAAAGACAGTATAATACGCTGTCGGATCTGGCGGAGTGCGATGCGCTCGGCTGGGACGATCGGCGCATTCGATCGGCTATCACAGGGATAGCCAGAGCACCGTAATCACGGCCGCAGTTCCGCCAAGGCCCAGGACCCAGTCCAGTGGTTCAACAAGGTGCGGCCGCTCTTCTGGCTCTTTGTCAGTCATGCAGTCTCAATGACTTCAACTCCAAAGAGTTCCTCTGGCGGCATTGCGCCAAGGCTTTCCCGCTACGTTTTGTAACCGCCAACCGAACGTGGCAATAAGTCCATGGCTGCGGCCAAAAATATAATGCCATCTTGAGGTGCGTTGATGCGCGTGGCAGTCTGCTGCTAGCGCTATAATTTTCTGACCGTGAAATGTGTTCGGCTATAGGCCAGCTTATGCCTGACCCGACCTACGCGCTGCAATTAAGACTACGACCACGATGCTTAAGGCGACTGCAAACTGAACGTGCAAGCCGACAGTAGAAATTCATAAACAAGTTACGCGAAGCACTTGGACTGTTCCCATCTTCTGCCGGTGCGGCTCGTTTGCCTGCCGATCTCACCATGACGCTGCACGTTGATGACAGCACTTGAATTGCAGCACTTGAATTGAGGCCAACCAGCGGGAATGAATTTAAATTCGACATTTAGGAGGGGCGATGACGGACGACCCGCTTATCCTAAGGAGATTGGTGGTTCATATTGGCGGCTATGACCCGCATATGTTGCCGGAAAAGTCACACCGCCGGTTTGTTCGTGAATTGAAGCGGTTCGAAAAAACCTGGTCCGCGCAAGCCACAGTGTCGGCGTGCAGCGTCACGGCTGATGAAGCGACATGGCACATTGCGACGTCAGGCCCCAATTGGAGTGTCGAGACACGCTACTGTCTGTTGCGCTGGGACGACATCATCAGAAGCGTTGCGCGCCAGCCTTGGTGGAAGCGCGCTCCCCTCAGTCAGATGGCTTTTATTGACTTTGCTGCGGCAGGCGCGCTGTGGGGCTATTTACGTACCAACTGGCGGTACGCGCTGTTTTTCATTTATCCGTTTTTGATCTTCGATGCCTTCATCATCCTCGCCTGGTTGACGGGCAATTTTTTTGCGAGCGCGGGCGGTTCTGTTTGGATCGGAGTGATTGCGGGGCTCTTGGCACTCGTTGTCCTGGTGCGCGGGCCGTGCCGGTGGCTCGCCGTCGCCACGCTGTTCGACGATTGGATCTTCTCTCGCACTTATGTCCGTGCAGGCTGTCCTGTCCTCGAACAGCGGCTCGATGTCATCGCGAGGGATATCGATGCAGCTGCACGCGGCAGTCAGTTGGATGAAATCCTTGTCATCGGCCACAGCCTCGGCGCGGTGCTTGCGGTGGATCTTCTGGATCGCGTGCTGAGGC from Nitrobacteraceae bacterium AZCC 1564 includes these protein-coding regions:
- a CDS encoding hypothetical protein (product_source=Hypo-rule applied; pfam=PF11578) — encoded protein: MTLDHRVRSVADIKTELLFDIVVDLNPRQGFGDGPFGRRVFFGAAGGSFEGPKLRGDVLPGGGDWALFRPDGAMTLDVRLTLRTHDGALIHMTYGGRWIVPAALQADMKDPVKRIQVDPAQYYFRTNPLFETGSPEYAWMNDIVCVGSGYLVEGAVAYRISQVI
- a CDS encoding glycerol uptake facilitator-like aquaporin (product_source=COG0580; cath_funfam=1.20.1080.10; cog=COG0580; pfam=PF00230; superfamily=81338; transmembrane_helix_parts=Inside_1_20,TMhelix_21_43,Outside_44_52,TMhelix_53_75,Inside_76_99,TMhelix_100_122,Outside_123_136,TMhelix_137_159,Inside_160_165,TMhelix_166_188,Outside_189_207,TMhelix_208_230,Inside_231_237); the protein is MEAKVVQPSAKWRSLLWHRPRSVAAEAVGTAFLLIAVVGSGILGERLCGGNIALALLANALATGAALFALIEWFAPLSGAHFNPLVTLMFVARGDIRPGSLAAYVPAQMLGAIVGVGIADAMFGEPIYAISVHARSGASQWLSEFVSTFGLIGAVYVCSRLRPSSISGVVATYIGGAFWFTATDFANPAVTVARAFTNTFAAIRPCDVPGFLIAQTFGALAAAVVFHWLTSAETDAR
- a CDS encoding hypothetical protein (product_source=Hypo-rule applied; transmembrane_helix_parts=Outside_1_14,TMhelix_15_34,Inside_35_36), producing the protein MTDKEPEERPHLVEPLDWVLGLGGTAAVITVLWLSL
- a CDS encoding hypothetical protein (product_source=Hypo-rule applied; superfamily=53474; transmembrane_helix_parts=Inside_1_119,TMhelix_120_142,Outside_143_146,TMhelix_147_169,Inside_170_415), encoding MTDDPLILRRLVVHIGGYDPHMLPEKSHRRFVRELKRFEKTWSAQATVSACSVTADEATWHIATSGPNWSVETRYCLLRWDDIIRSVARQPWWKRAPLSQMAFIDFAAAGALWGYLRTNWRYALFFIYPFLIFDAFIILAWLTGNFFASAGGSVWIGVIAGLLALVVLVRGPCRWLAVATLFDDWIFSRTYVRAGCPVLEQRLDVIARDIDAAARGSQLDEILVIGHSLGAVLAVDLLDRVLRLNASIGENAAPRVAFLSVGSSILKIGLHRGAKRFHRSLQRVATAPGIFWAEYQALTDVMNFYKTNPVSEMGLTAIDRPVVRIVKIRNMLDPTSYRRIRRNFYRVHNQFISGNERRTPYDYFMLVCGPLSAEQQARSPDGATPAFDASGALIGIDPDHQEPDHHAVTETAEIK